Sequence from the Fulvivirga ligni genome:
AGCTGCTGCCATCTGCATAAGTTCCAGCTACTTCCTGATAAGTAATTTCCATGTCGCCTTCTGCAACTACCCCCAGAATAGCATGTGGATTGAGCTGAGTGCCGTAGTTCGGCTCTGGCATAGGTCCACCAAAACTGGTGGTTCCAGAAATACTGAGTCTGTAGAGCATAGACTCGTCTTTATCATCAGCGTTGAGCTTAGGCCTGCCACGGCCGTCTTTGAAATGGCATGAAGAGCACGAACGTGCATTAAAAAGTGGGCCTACGCCATCTAAATCTTCAGTAGATGATGGTGCTGTAACCCAGTTTCGATTGAAGAATGAATTGCCGACTACGAACTGCGTGTCACGATCACCTTGTAGATTAGGTGCCGCATGGCCAAAGGCGTTTACAGATACATCAGCTACGGTAGCATCTCCCCCTGAAAACTCCTCTCCTTCCTCCAAAATACTTACCTCATTGTTACTATCTCCACAGGAGACCATAACACTCACTAAAAACAGGCCTAATAGATACCTTTGAAAACTCATTCCTTATTAAATGTTTACACCCTTAAATAAGGTTTTATCTTAACCAAAGAAATCATATTGAAGTAGCCACAATTCATAACTACCTCAATATGATATATTTATAACTTTAAACTTTCTGCTTTACCACCTTCTTCGAAAGCGGCTGCAAATATCGGATTTTATCTCCTTTTTTGCGCGCTTCTTATAAAAGAAGTGCAGCTGCCTCGGTGATTTTTGGTCCTTGAGCTTTTAGAAGATCAATGGTAGTTTTAATTCTTACTCTACCTTCATCATTCAAGAACTCCTGATCAAATGGTGCTTCGATTAACTCCGCAGCATCCACAGAAGCCTCAAGATTTTCCTCTAAAGAAGCATTTAAATCAGCATCTAATACCTCCACCAGGCTATTTAAACCAGGACCAGAAACGGTAGTTCCGTCTACTCTTTTATAAGCACCGAAGTATACATTCTTGATACCCAAAGCATTAGTTACTATATCTCTGTGCGTATTATCTGAGAAGCAAGAGTGCTCATCTTCTTTACTCTTGTTTTCGTAAGCTACTGTCATTCTCTCTCCTGCCAGCTCACCTACGCTAAGCTCTCCCATACCTGCAAAAATGTTAGCAATAGCATCATCTACATTACTTTCTGCAGTGAATGCTACTCTATACTCTCCGTTAGGAGCCCACTGATCTACCAAGAACTGAAGGTCATCAATCAATAATTCTACTGCTGCTTTTAAATAATCGTTTCTTCTGTCGCAATTACCGCCTGTGCAGTTCT
This genomic interval carries:
- a CDS encoding imelysin family protein, whose product is MLKRLLALAISAAFLVSCGDDDGGTPSVSSADKQEVVDNYADIVYATYSDALSTAEDLEDAIDALIANSSEANLTAAKEAWLEAREPYGQSEVFRFYGGPIDDEEGPEGQLNAWPLDEAFIDYVEDDANTGIIQNPENFPTINKELIAAQNENGSETNISSGYHAIEFLLWGQDLSEGAGGGERPATDFNEENCTGGNCDRRNDYLKAAVELLIDDLQFLVDQWAPNGEYRVAFTAESNVDDAIANIFAGMGELSVGELAGERMTVAYENKSKEDEHSCFSDNTHRDIVTNALGIKNVYFGAYKRVDGTTVSGPGLNSLVEVLDADLNASLEENLEASVDAAELIEAPFDQEFLNDEGRVRIKTTIDLLKAQGPKITEAAALLL